From the Colletotrichum lupini chromosome 1, complete sequence genome, the window CGTAAAAGCTTGTTGACATTTTCAGGGTTCCGATGTTACATCTCCGAGGTTGATGAGGCGGGGGAGGATGTCCAAGATGGACATGGTGAGGCGGAAGGGAAGGTCCAAGCCGGCAGAGACCCCTGAGATCACCTGTTTGGACGTGCGCTCTAGCGGACTGGCGCCCCAATAATGGCCTAGTTAGTAACTGTGCAGGACGAGGGGTAAAACAATGGGCCAATTAGATGCCCATGTTTTGACCAAGTCGATCCTCTTTCATAGAGTTCATGTAGTCTCGGCGTGTTTGTACCGACTTGAGGACTACATATCTCACCGAGATACGGAAACTCTCTCAGACATATTTCATCTTTGAAGGAGTGATAGTTTGTATTCAAAGTCTGCTCCCTTGCACAAAGATAATGGTAATCATTCGTCAGCCATGACCGTCAATACCCCGCCTCTTTCAAAGACCTCGAGCATTGTCATTCTGGGCGCGTGAGTCTAACATAACCATACCAAATCTGGGCATTACTGATCAGACCTTATCAGTGGCACCTTTGGCATCAGCACCGCATATCATCTTGCCAAGCGTGGCTACAACAATATCAGGTGTCTCGATCGTCATCCCATACCAAGTCTCGATTCTGCAGGGTATGACCTGAACAAGATCATCAGAACGGAATATGATGAGCCGCTGTACACTGAACTAGCGCTTGAGGCACTCAATGCTTGGAGAGGTTTAGAATGGGAAGGAATCTTTCATGAGACGGTTGGTCGACGTTTCCCACAATCATTATCGCATATTTCAGCCCCTGATAACCTCATAGGGACGCATCGTGACAACTCTAGGGGACCCACTAGCAGAGAAACACCTCAAAGAGTCGTATGAGAATCTCAAGAAGGCTGGACAGGCTGACAGTCTCGAGCTGGTGGCGGGCAAAGAGCAAATTGCCACACACGTTCCGCAGCTCCGTGATGCAGACGGTATCGAAAACTGGAAGGGCCTTTGGAACAGCCAAGGTGGCTGGGCCCATGCCAAGAAGTCTttagagaaatggggtaaaGCAGCACAGGATATGGGTGTTGAATTCATATCAGGACCTAATGGCACGATGACTGGGCTGAGCCTCGATACTTCGGGCAAGCTTGACGGGATCAAGGTTGCGTCCGGCGATGTTGTGCGTGGGGACAGGTATATCCTCTGTACAGGGGCTGCATCACCTGAAGTTCTACCTGAGTTGTCACAGGAGATGTGGACAAAGTGCTGGTCTTTGGCTCATATCGAGCTGAATGATGAGGAGGTTGCCCAGTGGAAGGGGATTCCCGTCGTGGACAACTTTGAGCTGGGCTTCACATTCGAACCAGACACAGAAACCAGTAGGTTTATACGACAATAAGAGACAAGGATCTGTTTACTGACATTGCTTGGAGAGTGGATGAAGATCTGTGACGGATCCCCAGGTTACCAGTACCGAATCGGCACGTACACCGATCCCTCGGGTAAGGTAGAGCACTACTCAGTTCCTCGATACGCGAGTGCACACCCCAAAGACGGAATACCCGATGAAGCAGCTACAGCAATCAGGAAGTTTATTGATACAGTCATGCCACAGTTCTCTGGTCGACCGCTGTTAGGTGC encodes:
- a CDS encoding FAD dependent oxidoreductase — encoded protein: MTVNTPPLSKTSSIVILGAGTFGISTAYHLAKRGYNNIRCLDRHPIPSLDSAGYDLNKIIRTEYDEPLYTELALEALNAWRGLEWEGIFHETGRIVTTLGDPLAEKHLKESYENLKKAGQADSLELVAGKEQIATHVPQLRDADGIENWKGLWNSQGGWAHAKKSLEKWGKAAQDMGVEFISGPNGTMTGLSLDTSGKLDGIKVASGDVVRGDRYILCTGAASPEVLPELSQEMWTKCWSLAHIELNDEEVAQWKGIPVVDNFELGFTFEPDTETKWMKICDGSPGYQYRIGTYTDPSGKVEHYSVPRYASAHPKDGIPDEAATAIRKFIDTVMPQFSGRPLLGARVCWCTDSPDSHWLIDNHPKHPSLLLATGDSGHAFKMFPIIGDYIADALEGKERGLKEEWKYGNRKSKPVATRPGTEVKDLRDMMHLEAA